ACATTTTTTCTTAGTAGCGGCTATTTCCAATGCTTTGTACTCTCCTCTCAATTGAGAGTATTCAGCAGCTTCGGGACTATCACCTTTTATTAAAAGAAGGGCTGGCCAGAACAGAAGTGCCCCAAGCCATCCTTTCTTCTTATCGGAAGAAGCTCGTTTTTTCAAACTTGCATATAGCGTTGTAGTTCTCTGGCCCACCATCTCCATTTCCATTGCTATCTCTTCACAATTGTATTTCCCATATCTGTAAGGAGAAACATGAGCTGGAGCTATATCTTTTGGCGAAGTTGCACAGGCACTGCTAAAAAGAAAGAAGATTAAGACCGAAAATATTTTACACCTTCTCCCACTTCTTTTTATAGTTTTTATCATTGGACATCCTCTCTGGCTTTATTTCTACCCGGATAGCCAGGCATGCTGCGTATCCCAGCGAATTGGTAGGCTAATCTGCTCTTGGCGCGAGATTCTACACACCCCTATTTTCTCTGTCAAACAAGAGAGTTTAGCACGAGCGGGGATGGATAGGGGACAATACCCTTCCGTTTTTATCCCCTCCCCCTCGAAAAATTCACTGCAATGGTAAACAGTCCGAGTTCTGACCGGGAACACTTTAGACCCCGCCACGTTAATCTTGGCGGCAAGAGAACATTTGACATTACCACAAGCGTATATATTTTAACCCCCTGAACAATGAAAAAAGCATATCTCGCGCTTGAAGGCGGAAAAGTATTTGAAGGCACAAGCTTCGGAGCCCAGGGAGAGGCGACCGGCGAA
The window above is part of the Candidatus Dadabacteria bacterium genome. Proteins encoded here:
- a CDS encoding metal ABC transporter ATP-binding protein, whose translation is MIKTIKRSGRRCKIFSVLIFFLFSSACATSPKDIAPAHVSPYRYGKYNCEEIAMEMEMVGQRTTTLYASLKKRASSDKKKGWLGALLFWPALLLIKGDSPEAAEYSQLRGEYKALEIAATKKKCMLPEIKSPEQIVEEAHERDKKEAEEEAGKE